Within Deltaproteobacteria bacterium, the genomic segment GTCGCGGTCCTCGCAGGGCCGCCTGGCGCCGCTTCTCCTCCTGCTCTCGCTCCGTGAGCGCCCGACGGAAGGCCGCGAGCGCTTCGTCCGGGGACCTCTGGATCGTCCGCGCCTCGTCGATGGCCTCCTGCGCCTGCCGTCCCGCCTCCTCGGGGTCCTGCAGTGTGTCGGCGACGGGAAGGGCGCCGCTCGGCGAGCGCGATGCACCGGCAGCGCGGGCGGCGCGATGACTCCCCGGTCCGGAGGCGTCGGGACGAATCACCGCCTTGGGAGCCGACGGGCTCCGGCTCTCGCTCGACGAGAGGCGGCCGCTCGGCTTCGGCACGCCGCGCGCGCTCAGCTGCGCAGCAGGCGTGGCGCGCGGTTCGCCGGGGGGCAACGCGGGCGCGATGATGTCCTCCGCCGAGTCCTCTTCGACCACATCCTCGTCGTCCTCGTCGTCCTCGTCGTCATTCGGCGCCGCGGCGCGCGTCACGGTCAGAGGCTTCGGTCGCTCGGCCGAGCGTACGCTTGGGTCCCCCGGCCTGGGCGATGGAGTCGCGCGCTTGGCCTCGGCCGTGCTCTTGCGCGGCTCGGCACCGTTCGGTCGAGGTTCGATCGCGATGCTCTTGACCTCCCCCGTCGGCTTCTTCCCCTCGGCCGGGGCCCCCTTCTTGGCCTCGGGGACCACCTTCCGCGTCTCCGCCGTGCCCTCCCCGGTGCCGGGGAGGGAGGGGACCCGTGGAGCCCCGCGCGAGGACTTCTCGTAGTAGGTCGTCGGGACCTCCTCGGGCTCCTCGGGCCCCTTGCGGAGCGCCGCGGCACGGCCGCTGACCGAGGCGTGTGAGGCCTCCGCCACCTTCTGCTCCACCGAGTCCGGTGCCGAGAGCAGCGTTCGCCGTACCGCCTGCACCTCGTCATCGACCATGCTCTCGGCGCTCGGACGCACCTCGGCGAGCGAGAGGCCGCCCAGGTCCGCGACCTCTCGCGGCGGCGGTCCCACGGTGTTGCGTACCAGCGCCGCGAGGTGCTGCGTCTCCATGCCGGGGGTGCTGACCTTGGCCAGCGCGTGCTTCAGGTCGTTGCCCATCTCCTCGGCGCTCTGGTAGCGCGTCTCGGGGTCCGGACTCAGGGCCTGCATGCACAGCTCGTCGATCTCCTCCGGGATGTCGGGGACGTGCGACGAGGGCGGCGGCAGCGGGCGTTCGAGCTGGTAGAGCTGCTGGGCCAGATTCACCGCGGTGTACGGCTTGACCCCCGTGAGGGCCTCGTACAGCGCCGCTCCGGCAGCGAAGATGTCGATGCGATGGTCGATGTCGAGCCCCTGGGCCTGCTCGCGGGGCATGTAGGAGAACTTGCCGCGAATGACTCCGGCGTGGCTGTGGTGCACCGAGATCGTGGCGCGGGCCAGCCCGAAATCGGCGAGCTTCACCTCCCCCTCGCGCGAGACGATCACATTGTGGGGGCTCACGTCGCGGTGGACGATCTTGAGCGGCTCGCCCTTGTCGTTGCGCCGCCGGTGCGCGTAGTCCAGCGCGTCCATCACCTGCGTCATGAGGTGGAGCGCCGTGGCGAGCGGAAGCGGTCGCGCCGAGCGCTCGTCGGGTCCGCGGATCAGGCGCCACAGGTCGCAGCCGTCCACGTACTCCATCGCGATGTAGTACGTGCTCGCGACCCGTCCGAAGTCGAAGACCTGGACGATGTTCGGGTGGGTCAACCAGACGGAGACGCGGGCCTCGTCCCCGAGCATGGTAACCAGTTGCTTGTCGGCGCAGAAGGGAGGCAGCAGCCGCTTGATGGCGAGAAGCTTCTGAAACCCCGTCGCGGACTCCGTGCGCGCAAGGAAGACCTCGGCCATCCCGCCCTTGCCGAGGGGGCGCAGCAATGTATAGGAGCCGAAGCGCTCAGGCTTCATCGGTCCGGGTGGAGCTCGCCGGTGAGGGTGCGTTTTCTCACGTCACCCTACCACAGGAGGGCCGGCGGTGACGAGTCGGGGGGCCGCACTATCGAAATAGCTCGGGGTCGAGCGGCACGTCGGGCTCCACCGCCTCGACGCGGATCGCCACGCGGTAGCGCCGCTTCCCCTCCACCTGCACGCGCATCCGTAGTGGCAGCGCGAGGGGTCCGACCTGGCGGTGCTCGTCGAAGAGCAGTCGGCGGTGGGTCCCA encodes:
- a CDS encoding protein kinase, which translates into the protein MKPERFGSYTLLRPLGKGGMAEVFLARTESATGFQKLLAIKRLLPPFCADKQLVTMLGDEARVSVWLTHPNIVQVFDFGRVASTYYIAMEYVDGCDLWRLIRGPDERSARPLPLATALHLMTQVMDALDYAHRRRNDKGEPLKIVHRDVSPHNVIVSREGEVKLADFGLARATISVHHSHAGVIRGKFSYMPREQAQGLDIDHRIDIFAAGAALYEALTGVKPYTAVNLAQQLYQLERPLPPPSSHVPDIPEEIDELCMQALSPDPETRYQSAEEMGNDLKHALAKVSTPGMETQHLAALVRNTVGPPPREVADLGGLSLAEVRPSAESMVDDEVQAVRRTLLSAPDSVEQKVAEASHASVSGRAAALRKGPEEPEEVPTTYYEKSSRGAPRVPSLPGTGEGTAETRKVVPEAKKGAPAEGKKPTGEVKSIAIEPRPNGAEPRKSTAEAKRATPSPRPGDPSVRSAERPKPLTVTRAAAPNDDEDDEDDEDVVEEDSAEDIIAPALPPGEPRATPAAQLSARGVPKPSGRLSSSESRSPSAPKAVIRPDASGPGSHRAARAAGASRSPSGALPVADTLQDPEEAGRQAQEAIDEARTIQRSPDEALAAFRRALTEREQEEKRRQAALRGPRRAVLAAGGALLFALGLGAGYALFHGRERVVCPPGGASGNTPRGVAVGGPPPTDAAAEHGQASRGDGAAPDSSSARGDGSTTDRAVSGGATGPEVKVRPVNAGKRRRPDARPPAGESAKSATGFLEVTTDRPGRVFVDDRQVAARTPLRRLLLTPGTHRVKVYFEKEQTFSPTRIVIIEAGRQASISFGMPNQ